The genomic interval TTTCATTTGCTTGATATCCTTGCTGGCAGTTGTGTTAGAAAGAGCCATGGTTAGATCCTTGGAGGTTAACAACTCAGTTGTATAGCAATGTTTTACTAACTACTTTGGCAGtgaactaaaacaaaatgtagtGATTATAGAGACCGTACCacaggttttaaaatatatctgaACATGATAGTCCTAATAGATAcccattaaatataaactatggTCTATGGAGACGCATACAATTTTGTCACAGCTCATGCTCATTCTCAATCTCATTTAGGCGACAGAACATACAAAGTATAATACAGAATAATGGTGAAAACAAGCATTtaacaatacatttttatcattACAATTTATATAGGTCGTATACCGATATATGCTAGctttttaaaaccaagtaGGCCTATATGGgcaaaaatcaatatttttttggctgTTATTTATCAAAAACGCGCAGCGTTTACCGTCATCGGCAAGAATTTCTAAACGTTTCTGGTTCACGTTAAGATAAACTAGACTTTTGTAACTAAAATGATCCGCgaaatatttgtatagtaACGCAGGGAATAGATTGACGAAGTCTAAAACTACGTACATCCATCACCGCAAACACTACTGACTAAAATGTTGAAGAACAGCTTTGGAAAAAAGGCGAATCAAACGTGGTCCCAAATTTAAATGGGGAACAAAAATGGTCGTTCTCACCAAAATAATATTAGGTTTACGCTATGATAGATCGTTTCGTATGTTAAACATAGCAAATTGACGTACAAGTACTTTTCTTCCTtccttgaataaaataaagataaacagGGACGTACGGAAAGttcaaaaactttataattccTAACAAACTATAAAAAGGGGTGTACCGACTTAAAACGATACCAAACCTGGCAGTTTAAAAATCTATAAGCACCATGACAATGCTATTAAAGACTTGACGTTTACTTGCAATACCTGTTTTAACTGATACCTTTTGCTTGTTTTCTGTTAATTGCTTCTGAAATTTGTCTAATACATCTTTGGTTGGTCGCAATCAATATTCACTGGAATATGGTTTGTTCTAGCATGCACAAGCAAATCATTTAGACATCATTACCTCCCACCCAAAaaaaaccaaaatataaacacatttaaatagCAATGAAACAagatttataattaaaatgaaaaacacgATTTATACAGTTTCAACTAATTTAAAACGTCCAACATCTCTTTCTGGAACCACATTTATAAACGTCCTGTACATGACAGCCccttttacaaagtttttcgCAATCTCTGCATCTGGCGACTCAGGTCCAGGAATATAAACTTCTTTGGTGAATCGAACAGTGCCGGAACATTTTGCTACAAGTCGCATTTTTCTTCCAGCAACAACCTGATGATAAATCacattagaaaatataaaaagattgttttttggACCAAGTACATGTTCTTGTTTAAACGAATTATTGGACTGTGCACCATGCTATAGCATAGTAATAGCAGTGTAATCATATTagcaaatacaaaaagtttgtttttttgcaccagcttcatgttcttttttaaaagtatgatTAGACCATGCCATAGCATAGTAATATTTGGTAGTGTAATAGGCCTACTCATTCTGAAAATTCGATAtatagtgttttatattaaactaatatgttatataaagtaggNtggggggagatgggacaccttttggtTGTATTTtcttcgtcccatttggtagtaaacaaaaaacattcaaagaattataaaactgtatctccACGACTCCtttagacagttgttaattgtttaaaactcgatcaggatatttggatattacgagctaaatgtgtctcatctttccccaccctactttatatatatacatattgaaTATACACCACAAGGTTACTTCACAAATAACATAGGTATATTAAGTTCAGCTTTTGTGTGGACACTtaataaacatacatacaTTAGCTCCCGGCAACCAGCGGAACTTTCGCACCATCCTTGCCAACAAGTAACCAGAATGAACATAATCTCCtgaaataaatgcatttaaaatatcgttgaaacaaaaatactcTTCAAATATTATACCCAATAAATACTAAACGGGAATTGGATCCAAGAATTACTTCTATTTTGACATGGAAATGCAACTTGATGGTTAAtgcattattatttatttatctatcATATCAAACAATACAAGTTGAGCACTCTTCACCAACATGTTACGAAGCATCCTGGTATAAAACAGTCAACACAACAGTAATATGTTTTCAGacttaaaatttgtgtttttagtaTTGGGGTAACACTAATGGGTTAACTCCGGCCCAAATCCTAGGTACCCATACATGTCACTCTGTAGGGCCCTCCCCCAGTGcccataaattatttattgcaGATACCTTCCACTACCCTGGTTCCTCTCGGGAATATTCGTGGTCCTCGATTTCGATTCTTTGTTGTTCCTTTAACACCAGAACCAGCATTGCAATGCGGAATCAATACCAACGGTGCTTGTACATTCTGGATCACTGTGAgggatttaaacaaaatatcatcccattatgaatgaatgaatgaatgtaacttactttatcctcgcgtggctggaaaacgacagtcgttatcacacgggtttaacacctcgtgccagcttacgagttaccatgtatgttactttgtgagtgattttttttttggtataatttggtcaacccattagtggccactgggttggagcaaNNNNNNNNNNNNNNNNNNNNNNNNNNNNNNNNNNNNNNNNNNNNNNNNNNAATTTCCTAAAAAGTGATAAACtataagcgttaacctaccaaataactaaactggcctaataaacttgaaaagttggtgtagtttttgaaataaacagctaaaaacTCCTAAAACTAccatgcgcctatcttttacaatgaagacgaagggaaatggggacggagttggtggtcacgtgaatagaaaaaagaatatatcacggttttgggcagttgcgcgttctactcttttttatttctgtgtacAGTACGGATGCCTCAGGGGTACGAAATAAAGAGCCTACCGtttggaaataaaacaaagtaacgCATGAGTTGGTTCGAAATAAATCTGCGAAAAAGTGTGTAACTATTTGGGGACTAAAAAATCTAATCCGTCAGCTTTTATCGCTAAAATAGTTAATTTAAATGCATTATATTGAGTCAAATTGGCTTACCATGCTTTTTTTAGATCAAAAAAGTTCAATAATGTTTTCGCGTCAATTTTTTGAACTATTAGAATTAGTATAAAAGCAACCATTTTCAGGAGTAAAAAATGGTCCATTATATTCTGGACGTTGCATATTATGTGTATAGTGTGTAGCGACAAAAACCGAAGTTCCAAACAGATTGTTGCTGACAGGGCACGCCGAATCAACAACAAGAAATGTAACACGAATCTCTGCATGGTTTGAATAACTTGTTTTGAAGCTGTTGTAATATGATCGACCCGACTGTATTGTTATGACTGATTATATTACGTAGCAGATTCGTTGTGTCAAATCACACATGACAAAAATAGTCACGAATCACTATAAGAAGCAGACGAAACGTTACCTCTGCGTACATTCTTTTGAGAAAGCTGAACAATTATTTACTACGCAACTTTGACTGTACAACAGAAAATAAAGCGCTGATTGCTTTTTCATTTAGAAGTTTTAGCAATtttgttgtatgttttagCGTATTATTGCATACCAGCataataagaaataaataccATGCAGTCAGcaagtaaaagttaaaactcaAAGCctgtcagttttaaaaaaattaactagaCGCATGTGAAATAGTTGGCAATGCTGTCTGTTATATTGGCGTTTTTCGTTTTAATTCTTGCAACTTATTTCTTATGGAATTCAAGGAAACGACAGCAGCGGGATGGAGAACCAAACATTGTACCTTACTCAATTCCATATCTCGGTAGGGCAATCAATTTGTAGTaggtggggtaaaacgggacaactttggcacataatatccaaatttcctgatcatgttttaaacaattacaacggtctataagggagtcgtgaggattcgGTTATAaaaggttggggtaatatggaacATGTTTCAATTCTCTCTTATCGTTCCACTTGGTATTATAAACAGagcatatttaaaaaatcatatcATCGTATGGTTAGGTTTGCAGTTAAAATaggattgggaaatatgggacaacATGTCCTCCGTCttttcccacagtactatatgcaCAACCCAATGCCTATTTCGCTAATGCTTCTGTTTGCCCCATTTATCGCAGGCAGTTCACTACCGTTTTATAAAGACCCAGTTAAGTTCTTGAAGGAATGTGAGGAAAAGTACGGAAGCGTGTTTACGTTGTTTATGGGTAAGGTGCTTAGTATTGGTATTTAAATTAGTAAGGAAGATGTTACTTATTGTTTTGCGGCCATTGCATACGTGATGGTATCTTGTAAGCCGGCatgagtgtatgaaacaaaacatccgtgttatagcgCAGCCGTTGAc from Ciona intestinalis unplaced genomic scaffold, KH HT000028.2, whole genome shotgun sequence carries:
- the LOC100182004 gene encoding 39S ribosomal protein L27, mitochondrial-like, which gives rise to MVRKFRWLPGANVVAGRKMRLVAKCSGTVRFTKEVYIPGPESPDAEIAKNFVKGAVMYRTFINVVPERDVGRFKLVETV